From the genome of Salvelinus namaycush isolate Seneca unplaced genomic scaffold, SaNama_1.0 Scaffold421, whole genome shotgun sequence, one region includes:
- the LOC120041236 gene encoding guanine nucleotide-binding protein G(I)/G(S)/G(O) subunit gamma-12-like: MSGKVCSNNSVMQARRTVEQLRVEASMERIKISTAAAQLVQYCQEHSRSDPLLTGISASSNPFKDKKTCVLL; the protein is encoded by the exons ATGTCAGGGAAGGTGTGCAGCAATAACAGTGTGATGCAGGCACGGAGGACTGTGGAACAACTACGAGTGGAGGCAAGCATGGAGAGGATCAAG ATCTCCACAGCAGCTGCCCAGCTGGTGCAGTACTGTCAGGAGCACAGTCGCAGTGACCCCCTCCTCACCGGCAtctctgcctcctctaacccCTTCAAAGACAAGAAGACCTGTGTCCTGCTGTAG